In Colletotrichum higginsianum IMI 349063 chromosome 3, whole genome shotgun sequence, a genomic segment contains:
- a CDS encoding cytochrome b5-like Heme/Steroid binding domain-containing protein yields MPPKKPLAHWWLKPTFPSLDSEGTDFCDYTPVPKPPSPSLDALFISEHVQLRSLGGLRTSESIILQQLEPYTPRVVLPKVLAGFDSGDSSEEEEQIANDLFNNDDDDYSIDDEPGGAPLFPSKEFSHSMPAPWVERDFVQVDESKWFKLFRKERWASYCHSDPSQVSVDIDNDDHWRRLSRVIEIANRILNEVADQEWIGSFLDPRARDIRAPVTSGKGSASQSNTVIYRVVPSPPASRLSKAQARAALDDIAEYFFWGFHMPDEYPNVTGKTYHVPTDDGTHAHWMTLALDSLTPVFKDSTPEDPEGRQVAVGMAKTHAISWHFFNLMPESTVYKCRTHELFFDEERWAEAGYSFENSVFGTTVKNHWVCDDGRIQYLGIRGLSPHTCESALHYTYDNWSNGDPFIDVPLGIPAVFPCALTTSDFWESHVQRYGASSLRTSWVCEGRSELSKGTMHVWPAKVMSEPYKYSRYVELNKSMKSVAQMLRKRRLDLKRLRPWYAEEYAFWCQTVYAHSRRRFAMGGIAFSFRGRSVKHEAEAREAISTSIKPYQLLSNLERASPDRLVSQMFFQAFGFLALAALPIRTSPLRYQDESIGEFPDRISQGLRPGFAGNEDLVDWLLKYGERILANKKSNTLHGTRSPSHDKELCMSNADLAFRRWEALGCVTGSIVCDFETELQIMRRRLDQAPFDDVFLDWDSVSWRVLTPYQGPAAHSSPVSLRPDNKRAHQSKGVDADIPAWAIARPMMMVSTAPAPVRTRPNGTRVPYYTVGEVGDHQTIGASGVWGCLFDGKEMEIYDITDLILDQDGDVLEWNYATMATFTQPSPILGAPRVIDPQVFSQEWSKLFRSRNRFIGNVMIDRVREDVMINDGKLGRPRWAALANSVFDITG; encoded by the exons ATGCCACCAAAAAAGCCCCTGGCGCATTGGTGGCTCAAGCCCACTTTCCCGTCCTTGGACTCCGAAGGCACTGATTTCTGCGACTATACGCCGGTCCCGAAGCCCCCAAGCCCTTCCCTTGACGCGCTATTCATCTCTGAACATGTACAGCTCCGGAGTCTGGGAGGACTTCGCACATCCGAGTCCATCATACTGCAGCAACTGGAGCCATACACGCCGCGGGTCGTGCTCCCAAAGGTActcgccggcttcgacagcggcgactcgagcgaggaggaagagcagATTGCAAATGATCTGttcaacaacgacgacgatgattATAGTATTGACGACGAGCCAGGCGGCGCCCCGTTGTTCCCCTCCAAAGAATTTTCCCACTCAATGCCGGCCCCGTGGGTCGAGCGCGACTTTGTCCAAGTCGACGAGTCCAAGTGGTTCAAGCTCTTTCGAAAGGAAAGATGGGCTAGTTATTGTCACTCCGACCCTTCCCAGGTATcggtcgacatcgacaacGATGACCACTGGAGAAGACTGAGCCGGGTTATAGAGATCGCCAACCGAATCCTCAACGAGGTTGCCGATCAGGAATG GATAGGAAGCTTCCTCGATCCCAGGGCCCGCGACATCCGCGCTCCCGTCACGTCCGGAAAAGGCTCCGCGAGCCAGTCCAACACGGTCATCTACCGCGTCGTTCCCTCCCCGCCTGCGTCCCGTCTCTCCAAGGCCCAGGCTCGCGCCGCGCTTGACGATATCGCAGAGTACTTCTTCTGGGGCTTCCACATGCCCGATGAGTATCCCAACGTGACCGGCAAGACGTATCACGTCCCGACCGACGACGGGACTCACGCACACTGGATGACGCTAGCCTTGGATTCCTTGACGCCCGTGTTCAAGGACAGCACACCTGAGGATCCGGAGGGGAGGCAGGTGGCTGTCGGCATGGCCAAAACC CACGCCATATCATGGCATTTCTTCAACTTGATGCCCGAGTCCACTGTGTACAAATGTCGCACGCACGAGCTT TTTTTCGATGAGGAGAGATGGGCGGAAGCAGGCTACTCTTTCGAGAATAGTGTATTCGGAACGACCGTCAAAAACCACTGGGTgtgcgacgacggccgcatCCAATACTTGGGCATTCGCGGTTTGAGTCCTCATACATGCGAATCCGCCTTGCATTATACATACGACAACTGGTCCAACGGGGACCCCTTCATCGACGTGCCGCTGGGAATCCCCGCCGTCTTTCCCTGCGCCCTGACGACTTCTGACTTCTGGGAGAGCCACGTCCAAAGATATGGCGCCTCGAGCTTACGGACGTCTTGGGTCTGCGAGGGCAGGTCCGAGCTGAGCAAAGGTACAATGCACGTGTGGCCCGCCAAAGTCATGTCTGAGCCATACAAGTATTCGAGATACGTCGAGCTCAACAAGAGCATGAAATCCGTCGCGCAGATGTTGCGGAAAAGGCGGCTGGACCTGAAAAGACTGCGACCCTGGTACGCCGAAGAATACGCCTTTTGGTGCCAGACGGTGTATGCTCACTCGAGGCGGCGTTTTGCAATGGGGGGAATAGCGTTCAGTTTTCGCGGCCGCTCGGTCAAACACGAGGCCGAGGCAAGAGAGGCCATCAGCACCTCGATAAAGCCCTATCAACTGTTGTCCAACCTAGAGAGGGCTAGTCCAGATCGGTTGGTTTCGCAAATGTTCTTCCAGGCCTTCGGATTTCTcgccttggcggcgttgcCCATCAGAACGAGCCCCCTTCGGTATCAGGACGAGAGCATTGGTGAGTTCCCCGACAGAATCAGTCAGGGTTTGAGACCTGGCTTCGCCGGAAACGAAGATCTTGTAGATTGGCTGCTCAAGTACGGGGAACGGATTCTGGCGAACAAAAAGTCCAACACGCTGCATGGCACTCGGTCACCCAGCCACGACAAGGAGCTGTGCATGAGCAATGCCGACCTGGCCTTCCGGCGCTGGGAAGCGCTGGGATGCGTTACCGGTTCTATCGTGTGTGACTTTGAGACCGAATTGCAGATTATGAGGAGGAGGCTTGACCAGGCACCTTTCGATGATGTATTCCTGGACTGGGACAGTGTGTCATGGCGCGTTCTCACCCCTTATCAGGGTCCAGCGGCTCACTCCAGCCCGGTTTCTCTCCGCCCGGACAACAAGCGCGCGCATCAAAGCAAAGGGGTCGACGCGGACATCCCGGCATGGGCTATTGCGAGAccgatgatgatggtctCAACCGCCCCGGCCCCCGTTCGAACTAGGCCAAACGGAACCCGTGTTCCCTACTACACTGTCGGGGAGGTCGGCGACCACCAAACCATCGGGGCCTCCGGGGTATGGGGTTGCTTATTCGATGGGAAAGAGATGGAGATTTACGACATCACTGACTTGATTCTGGACCAGGACGGAGACGTCTTGGAGTGGAACTACGCCACGATGGCCACCTTCACCCAGCCAAGTCCCATACTCGGTGCTCCTCGGGTGATAGACCCCCAGGTCTTTAGCCAGGAGTGGTCCAAACTTTTCCGTTCCAGAAACAGATTTATCGGGAACGTCATGATCGACCGCGTGAGGGAGGATGTCATGATTAATGACGGCAAGCTCGGCAGACCTCGGTGGGCTGCCCTCGCTAACAGCGTGTTTGATATCACCGGTTAG
- a CDS encoding ABC transporter: protein MSSENAQSVKVLDELFQKLTISKEAADVKEASSALASFINGRIEDQDVPTKSIEAVRKLFNNKKDAGAREKAAVAITSIAQHAEVSAHVEPFLVALLPDVLAASGDKITAVKNAANQAALAIAEAINPNAVKGLFEPVKKSLLEAQKWQEKMAALDVLETVVRTAPAQVGYRVPDLIPVVSESMWDTKKEVKERAYKTMEQICQLIVNRDIERFIPELIKCIAKPENVPETVHLLGATTFVTEVQEPTLALMVPLLDRGLAERETAIKRKAAVIVDNMCKLVDDPNIVAPFLPKMMPGLQKNYDNLADPEAREKTKQALDTLTRVGNVVDGKIPEVRHDSDLDVVLPKLKESIPAKYKAKADKLEIILQYAANIAGQLIDEKEIESIVWVEALKPYIAVVVGDEDAQKVVDDFRKRASPGAAEEAEVDPDDEEGEDLCNCTFSLAYGAKILLNQTHLRLKRGQRYGLCGPNGSGKSTLMRAINNEQVEGFPKQSEVKTVFVEHDLDSADTEMTTIEWTMKKLQDAGVETSQADVEAKLNEFGFTENMVKGEISALSGGWKMKLALCRAVFEAPDILLLDEPTNHLDVKNVKWLEEYLQNSPCTSIIVSHDSAFLDNVCQHIVHYERFKLKRYRGNLKEFVKKNPAAKSYYELSDSEMEFTFPEPGFLEGVKTKAKAILRATRMTFQYPGTSKPQIQDISFQCSLGSRIAVIGPNGAGKSTLINVLTGELIPTQGEIYQHENIRIAYIKQHAFAHIDNHLDKTPSEYIQWRFQTGEDRETMDRANKIITDADEEAMNKIFKIEGTQRRIIGINSRRKFKNSYEYECSFAIGDNVGQKNERWTPMMSADNVWLPRNELLASHQKMVADVDMKEALASGQFRPLVRKEIETHCANFGLDAELVSHSRMRGLSGGQRVKVVLAACSWQRPHLIVLDEPTNYLDRDSLGALSKALKKFEGGVIIITHSAEFTKNITEEVWAVMDGKMTPSGHNWVQGQGAGPRLKGDDADEEEKFDAMGNKIVSTKKKVKLSSSELRKKKKDRMARRKRGEEVFSDEDDI from the exons CTTCCTCGTCGCTCTTCTCCCCGATGTCCTTGCCGCTTCTGGCGACAAGATCACCGCGGTCAAGAATGCTGCCAACCAGGCTGCCCTCGCCAttgccgaggccatcaaccccaacgccgtcaagggTCTCTTCGAGCCCGTCAAGAAGtccctcctcgaggcccagaAGTGGCAGGAGAAGATGGCtgctctcgacgtcctcgagacCGTCGTTCGCACCGCCCCCGCCCAGGTCGGCTACCGCGTCCCCGACCTCAtccccgtcgtctccgaGTCCATGTGGGACACCAAGAAGGAGGTCAAGGAGCGCGCCTACAAGACCATGGAGCAGATCTGCCAGCTCATTGTCAACCGTGATATCGAGCGCTTCATCCCCGAGCTCATCAAGTGTATCGCCAAGCCCGAGAACGTCCCCGAGACCGTTCACTTGCTCGGTGCCACCACCTTCGTCACCGAGGTCCAGGAGCCCACTCTTGCCCTCATGGTTCCCCTCCTTGACCGTGGTCTTGCCGAGCGCGAGACTGCCATCAAGCGTAAGGCCGCCGTCATTGTCGACAACATGTgcaagctcgtcgacgaccccaACATTGTCGCTCCTTTCTTGCCCAAGATGATGCCTGGTCTCCAGAAGAACTACGACAACTTGGCCGACCCCGAGGCCCGTGAGAAGACCAAGCAGGCCCTCGACACCCTTACCCGTGtcggcaacgtcgtcgatggcAAGATCCCCGAGGTCCGCCACGACTCCGACCTGGACGTCGTCCTCCCCAAGCTCAAGGAGTCCATCCCCGCCAAGtacaaggccaaggccgatAAGCTCGAGATCATCCTCCAGTACGCTGCCAACATTGCTGGCCAGCTGATcgacgagaaggagatcGAGTCCATCGTCTGGGTCGAGGCCCTCAAGCCCTAcatcgccgtcgttgtcggcgacgaggacgctcAGAAGGTCGTTGACGACTTCCGCAAGCGCGCCTCTCccggtgccgccgaggaggccgaggttgaccccgatgacgaggagggtGAGGACCTCTGCAACTGCaccttctccctcgcctACGGTGCCAAGATCCTGCTCAACCAGACCCACCTCCGTCTCAAGCGTGGCCAGCGCTACGGTCTTTGCGGCCCCAACGGTTCCGGCAAGTCCACCCTCATGCGCGCCATCAACAacgagcaggtcgagggcTTCCCCAAGCAGTCCGAGGTCAAgaccgtcttcgtcgagCACGACCTCGACTCTGCCGACACTGAGATGACTACCATTGAGTGGACCATGAAGAAGCTTCAGGACGCCGGTGTCGAGACCTCccaggccgacgtcgaggccaagcTGAACGAGTTCGGCTTCACCGAGAACATGGTCAAGGGCGAGATCTCCGCCCTCTCTGGTGGTTGGAAGATGAAGCTCGCCCTGTGCCGTGCCGTCTTCGAGGCCCCCGATAtcctgcttctcgacgagcCCACCAACCACTTGGACGTGAAGAACGTCAAGTGGCTCGAGGAGTACCTCCAGAACTCCCCCTGCACCTCCATCATCGTCTCCCACGACTCTGCCTTCCTCGACAACGTCTGCCAGCACATCGTCCACTACGAGCGCTTCAAGCTCAAGCGCTACCGTGGTAACCTGAAGGAGTTCGTCAAGAAGAACCCCGCCGCCAAGTCGTACTACGAGCTCAGCGACTCCGAGATGGAGTTCACCTTCCCCGAGCCCGGTTTCCTCGAGGGTGTcaagaccaaggccaaggccatccTGCGTGCCACCAGGATGACGTTCCAGTACCCCGGCACCAGCAAGCCCCAGATCCAGGACATCTCGTTCCAGTGCTCTCTCGGCTCCCGTATTGCCGTCATTGGCCCCAACGGTGCCGGCAAGTCGACGCTCATCAACGTCCTCACCGGTGAGCTCATCCCCACGCAGGGTGAGATCTACCAGCACGAGAACATCCGTATCGCCTACATCAAGCAGCACGCCTTCGCCCACATCGATAACCACCTGGACAAGACCCCCTCCGAGTACATCCAGTGGCGTTTCCAGACTGGTGAGGATCGTGAGACGATGGACCGTGCCAACAAGATCATCACCGACGCTGATGAGGAGGCCATGAACAAGATCTTCAAGATCGAGGGCACCCAGCGCCgcatcatcggcatcaaCTCCCGCAGAAAGTTCAAGAACTCTTACGAGTACGAGTGCtccttcgccatcggcgacaACGTCGGCCAGAAGAACGAGCGCTGGACCCCCATGATGTCGGCCGACAACGTCTGGCTGCCCCGTAACGAGCTCCTGGCTTCTCACCAGAAGATGGttgccgacgtcgacatgaAGGAGGCCCTCGCCTCGGGTCAGTTCCGCCCCCTGGTCCGCAAGGAGATCGAGACCCACTGCGCCAacttcggcctcgacgccgagctggtTTCCCACTCGCGCATGCGCGGTCTGTCCGGTGGCCAGCGTGTCaaggtcgtcctcgccgcctgctCTTGGCAGCGTCCCCACTTgatcgtcctcgacgagcccaCCAACTACCTCGACCGTGACTCTCTCGGTGCCCTGTCCAAGGCCCTCAAGAAGTTCGAGGGTGGTGTCATCATCATTACCCACTCTGCCGAGTTCACCAAGAACATCACGGAGGAGGTCTGGGCCGTCATGGACGGCAAGATGACTCCTTCCGGCCACAACTGGGTCCAGGGCCAGGGTGCTGGTCCCCGTCTCAAGggtgacgatgccgacgaggaggagaagtTCGACGCCATGGGCAACAAGATTGTCagcaccaagaagaaggtcaAGCTGTCGTCTTCCGAGCtccgcaagaagaagaagg ACCGCATGGCGCGCCGCAAGCGTGGTGAGGAGGTCTTctccgacgaggacgacatctAA